In Ammoniphilus sp. CFH 90114, the DNA window TGATTGAGTTAAAATAGTTAAGCTGGCATTACTTGCCTTACTCGATCCTTAAGCAAAATCTAGGATCTGGACAAGATAATAGAACAACAACGTGATGAACAAGGAGATATGACTATGTCTCTAACCCAATTAGCTAAAAAGATGGAACAAGTTGAATCTAAATTTCTCATCTCAGCTGAGGGCAAAGTTCAATCTGTTCAACACGCTCTAAAGCGGGAAGGGGCACTTCGTGTAGCGATCCAAAGCCTGTCGACATGGATCGCTCAAGTAAAGAAAAACAGTGGAAGCGAACATGAGCTATATATGCAGGGTCAATCCCTTCGGGAGAGACTTAAACTTAAGCTAAAAGAGTCTTCCGCTGTCATATTAGAATCAGTAAATCAACAATATCAAACAAATTTAACCGTAGAGCAAGTAATCGAAAATAATGATTGGTATTATTATCATTACGGTATAATGAAAACCCTACAACAATCTGGAATTCTCAATGATTTATTCCAGGAATTGTTAACTGACATTATCCCTCCACACCCTAAAGATGAATATCCGTTAACCCGTGCCCATCGGCGTTCCTTTATCATTCATGCCGGTTCAACCAACTCGGGAAAAACGCATCAATCTCTTGAAGAATTAAAAAAGAGTCCAAAAGGCATTTACCTTTCGCCTTTACGTTTACTTGCCCTTGAAGTATATGAAAGATTAAACGAAGAAGGAGTACCTTGTGACCTCTTGACTGGAGAGGAGATGATCCATGCAGCAGGAGCAAAACATACCTCTTGTACGATTGAAAAGGCAAGCTACGACGAAGTATATGACGTGGCCGTAATTGATGAGGGACAGATGATCGGCGACTCACAACGAGGATATGCTTGGACGAGAGCCCTCCTAGGGCTTAGAGCCCGAGAGATCCACGTCTGTTGCGCAAGGGAAGCCGTACCTTTAATTAAACAGCTGCTTGCTGATTGTAAGGATCATGTGGAAGTGGTTCAACACGAGAGACAGACCCCTTTATTATTTCAAGATCACCCTTTCAGGTTTCCACAGGATGTCATGAAAGGAGATGCCTTCATTGTTTTCTCTAGAAAACAGGCTTTACAGGTTGCATCTCAATTGACGCAAGCGCAATGGAGCTCAAGTATTATTTATGGGAATCTGCCTCCGGAAACGAGAAGAAAGCAAGTCGGTCTTTTTCTAGAAGGTGAAACCCAAGTCATTGTATCGACAGACGCGATTGGGATGGGGATGAACCTGCCCATTAGAAGAATTGTCTTTCTCGAAACCGAGAAGTTTGATGGGACCCAGGTACGCGAGTTATTACCACAAGAAATTAAACAAATTTCCGGGCGAGCTGGCCGGAAGGGAATATACGAAAGAGGTTATGTAAATTCAATCCGAGATAAGGCAAAGATTAAGCAAAAACTTGAGATGCAGGATCAGCCCTTGCAGGCTGCCTTCATTGCACCTCACGATACAACGATCCTTAGCTTGCCATTTGGAAGCCTGTCTGAACGTCTAAAGGCATGGACAAATTACGAAATCCAAGTTCCATACTTCCAAAAGGCTGATATCACTGAGACATTAGAATTACTTGATTTAGCCAGCATGTACGAACAGGTACTGCCACTTGATGTGCTTTATAATGCCGTTACCATTCCCTTCAATTATCAGGATAAAGAATTACTCAGTCAGTGGTTTATTTATCTAGATTGCTTGAAGATTAATCGAATCAACTTACCTAAACCCAAAAAGCGCGGCAACCATCTAAGTGCACTTGAAACGTATTACAGGGCTATAGGTCTGTATTATTCCTTTTCTAGTAACTTCGGATTACCTTATGACTGGAGATGGATCAAAAAAGAAAGAAGATACACGTCAGAACAGATCCATGAACTGTTAAAACAACAGCTACAACCAGCTTATGTATAGACAGACACCAACCTAGCGCTTTCGTGTTAGGTTGGTTTTTTCTGCAAAATACTTATCG includes these proteins:
- a CDS encoding DEAD/DEAH box helicase, encoding MSLTQLAKKMEQVESKFLISAEGKVQSVQHALKREGALRVAIQSLSTWIAQVKKNSGSEHELYMQGQSLRERLKLKLKESSAVILESVNQQYQTNLTVEQVIENNDWYYYHYGIMKTLQQSGILNDLFQELLTDIIPPHPKDEYPLTRAHRRSFIIHAGSTNSGKTHQSLEELKKSPKGIYLSPLRLLALEVYERLNEEGVPCDLLTGEEMIHAAGAKHTSCTIEKASYDEVYDVAVIDEGQMIGDSQRGYAWTRALLGLRAREIHVCCAREAVPLIKQLLADCKDHVEVVQHERQTPLLFQDHPFRFPQDVMKGDAFIVFSRKQALQVASQLTQAQWSSSIIYGNLPPETRRKQVGLFLEGETQVIVSTDAIGMGMNLPIRRIVFLETEKFDGTQVRELLPQEIKQISGRAGRKGIYERGYVNSIRDKAKIKQKLEMQDQPLQAAFIAPHDTTILSLPFGSLSERLKAWTNYEIQVPYFQKADITETLELLDLASMYEQVLPLDVLYNAVTIPFNYQDKELLSQWFIYLDCLKINRINLPKPKKRGNHLSALETYYRAIGLYYSFSSNFGLPYDWRWIKKERRYTSEQIHELLKQQLQPAYV